The genomic stretch ACGATGGCCGCGCTCGTCTGCGCCGTGGGGATCGTCGGCATCTACTTCGTGGGGCGGGCGCTGTGGAGCCGCGCGGTGGGCCTCGTCTCCGCGGCGGTCCTCTGCTTCGCGTTCCTCATCGTCGCCTACTCGCGCATCGCGGTGACCGACGTCGGCACGCTGCTGCCGGTCGCGCTCGCGCTGTGGTGCGCGGTGCGCATCCACGAGCGCGGCGGACTGCGCTGGTACGCGGGCGCCGGCGCCGCGGTGGGGCTGGCGGTCGGCTTCAAGTACACGGCCGGCCTGGTCGTCCTGTCGCCGCTGCTGGCCGTCGCGCTCGGCTGGCACGCCCGTCGCGAGGCGAACCGCACGGGGGCCCGCCTCCCGCCGGCAGATGCTGCAAGCCCACCTCGCAGCGGCCTGGCCGGCGTCGGCACCCCTGGCCGGGAGGCGCTGCTCGGCCTCGGGCTCATGCTCGTCCTCGCCGTCGCGGTCTTCTTCGTCACGACGCCGTACTTCTTCCTGGACCTCTCGACCGCCGAGCACCAGCTGCGCCACCAGGCCGACCTCGCCGGCGGCCTGTCGAAGTACGGCCAGGAGCACGACAACGGCTTCCTGTACTACGCCTGGTCGCTGACGTGGGGGCTCGGCTGGCTGCCCCTGGCCGCGGCGCTCGGCGGGCTCGTGCTGATGGTGCGCGACGGGCAGCGCGCCCGCGCCGTGCTGCTGGCGATCTTCCCGCTCGCGATGTACCTGTACCTGGCCACCCAGCAGCGCTACTTCGGCCGCTGGTTCCTGCCCGCGTACCCGGCGTTCGCCCTGCTGGCCGGCTTCGGCGCCGTCCGCGCGATCGCCCTCGTCAGGCGGATCGGCCCGCGCCTGGCGCCCGCGGCGATCGCCGTGCTCGCCGGCGTCCTCGTCTGGCAGGCCGTGGCCGCGGACTTCCGCTCGATGGCGGTGCTCGGCCACACCGACACGCGCCAGGTCGCGCGCGACTGGCTCGAGGAGCACCAGCGC from Capillimicrobium parvum encodes the following:
- a CDS encoding glycosyltransferase family 39 protein, which encodes MSRPDRLRAEAPALALLLLMLAVGLFLRIHNNDYGLPFVYYADEGSHFTNRAVGMLGGDANPHYFQNPSAFTYIVHVALRFYFGHGWPFGDFQHVIDAYGEVPTRIYEIGRTMAALVCAVGIVGIYFVGRALWSRAVGLVSAAVLCFAFLIVAYSRIAVTDVGTLLPVALALWCAVRIHERGGLRWYAGAGAAVGLAVGFKYTAGLVVLSPLLAVALGWHARREANRTGARLPPADAASPPRSGLAGVGTPGREALLGLGLMLVLAVAVFFVTTPYFFLDLSTAEHQLRHQADLAGGLSKYGQEHDNGFLYYAWSLTWGLGWLPLAAALGGLVLMVRDGQRARAVLLAIFPLAMYLYLATQQRYFGRWFLPAYPAFALLAGFGAVRAIALVRRIGPRLAPAAIAVLAGVLVWQAVAADFRSMAVLGHTDTRQVARDWLEEHQRQSLRIVIEPGVPARYYWKLRSNGTHVPRRKQFVRGFIRDISETRIEYGRTLSPAVIDRYRKSGFCLVMTMSLIRGRSVNARNPKALAYYDRLERESKKIFSVSPFRFNAGEDKFNFDLSYNYYSPAYLRPGPQIDVYRLDGCTQGYGQVEQGVGTPEGAGTS